Proteins co-encoded in one Medicago truncatula cultivar Jemalong A17 chromosome 8, MtrunA17r5.0-ANR, whole genome shotgun sequence genomic window:
- the LOC11418915 gene encoding aminopeptidase M1 — MEKKHIIDEFKGQTRLPNFAIPKQYELHLIPNFSSCTFSGTVQVRLTINEKTKFIVLNSLELVIQNTWFTNSYGKYTPSDVVVDEEDEILVLVFDEALFDGEGVLVIEFSGILNEHLRGFYRCTYVDGEVKKNMATTQFEAVDARRCFPCWDEPALKASFKVTLTVPSDLTALSNMPVENEKLDGELKTVYFEESPIMSTYLVAVVVGLFDHIEDRTSTGVVVGLYCAVGKSDQGKLALDIAVKALEIYTKYFSVPYPLPKLDLVAVSEFSAGAMENYGLIIYRESDLLYHELHSAPAKKQRITIVTAHEVAHQWFGNLVTMEWWTHLWLNEGFATWISYMVTNILYPEWNIWSQFLLETASGLRMDALEKSHPIEVEIYHARSVIEIFDAVSYEKGSSVIRMLQSYLGDVTFQKSLSTYIRKYQAKNARTEDLWNVLSEVSGEPVDIMMHNWTKSTGYPVIHVQLTANILEFKQSRFLLSGFHVDGQWIVPITLCIGSYERQTKFLLEKSDGRVDISELVQYIGDDVNSNENKHEEDSQENLWIKVNVDQSGFYRVNYEDKLAVRLRKAVQNNYLLPTDKFGILDDGNALCQACEQSLSSLLMLMDVYRKELDYVIVSRLIDVCYCVLKIAIDAIPDSVNELKQYFISLLMYSAEQLGWDSISGEDHSNSLLRGEVIEALATLDHDKTQREAMRRFQILLNDRNTSLLSANTRKAAYIAVMRSTTGERSGLESLFSFYKSTDVLQERDRILRCIASSADPNVVLEVLNLLLSDEIPDQDIVYVLGGISLEGGRTAVKWLKDNWERILAKYGGGLLLTNFISLIVPRVNSNEEADDIEAFFASRMNPSIVMNLNVSIEKIRIKARWIESVKQEHSLPDLIKQLTQRK, encoded by the exons TAGGCTTACCATCAATGAAAAGACCAAGTTCATTGTCTTAAACTCATTAGAACTTGTTATTCAAAATACTTGGTTCACAAACTCTTATGGAAAA tATACTCCAAGTGATGTTGTGGTGGATGAAGAGGATGAGATATTAGTCTTGGTGTTTGACGAAGCACTTTTTGATGGAGAAGGAGTTTTGGTGATTGAGTTTTCTGGTATCCTCAATGAGCATCTTAGAGGATTCTATAGATG CACTTATGTTGATGGAGAAGTGAAGAAAAATATGGCCACAACACAGTTTGAGGCAGTAGATGCAAGAAGATGTTTTCCATGCTGGGATGAACCTGCTCTAAAG GCAAGTTTCAAGGTAACACTTACTGTGCCATCAGATTTAACTGCATTGTCTAATATGCCAgttgaaaatgaaaagctaGATGGTGAATTAAAGACTGTTTATTTTGAGGAGTCTCCTATCATGTCAACTTATTTGGTGGCTGTTGTTGTCGGCTTATTTGATCATATCGAGGATAGAACTTCTACTG GGGTTGTGGTTGGTTTATATTGTGCTGTTGGAAAGAGTGATCAAGGGAAGCTTGCATTGGATATAGCTGTGAAGGCACTAGAAATATATACCAA GTACTTCTCAGTGCCTTATCCACTTCCTAAGCTGGATCTGGTTGCAGTTTCTGAGTTTTCTGCTGGAGCCATGGAGAATTATggtttaatcatatatagagAAAGTGATCTTCTTTACCATGAATTGCACTCTGCACCTGCAAAGAAGCAAAGA ATAACAATTGTCACAGCTCATGAAGTAGCTCATCAATGGTTTGGAAATTTGGTAACAATGGAATGGTGGACTCATTTATGGCTCAATGAAGGTTTTGCAACATGG ATAAGTTATATGGTCACCAACATCTTATATCCAGAATGGAATATTTGGAGTCAGTTTCTTCTAGAAACTGCTAGTGGTTTACGAATGGACGCATTGGAAAAATCACATCCAATTGAG GTAGAAATATATCATGCAAGATCAGTTATTGAAATTTTTGATGCTGTCAGCTATGAGAAAGGATCTTCTGTAATTAGAATGTTGCAGAGTTACCTTGGAGATGTTACATTTCAG aaATCATTAAGCACATATATAAGGAAATATCAAGCCAAAAATGCAAGAACAGAAGATCTATGGAATGTGCTTTCAGAGGTATCTGGTGAGCCAGTCGACATAATGATGCACAATTGGACAAAGAGCACAGGATATCCGGTTATTCATGTTCAATTAACAGCTAACATTTTGGAATTCAAACAG TCGCGATTCCTTTTATCCGGTTTTCATGTCGATGGACAGTGGATTGTTCCAATAACCTTGTGTATTGGTTCATATGAAAGACAGACAAAATTTCTTTTGGAGAAAAGCGACGGAAGGGTGGATATATCTGAACTGGTTCAATATATTGGTGATGATGtaaattcaaatgaaaataagCATGAGGAGGATAGTCAAGAAAATCTATGGATCAAAGTCAATGTTGATCAAAGTGGTTTTTATAGGGTAAATTATGAAGACAAGCTTGCAGTTCGATTGAGGAAAGCCGTACAAAACAATTACTTGCTTCCTACTGATAAATTTG gcATTTTGGACGATGGAAACGCTCTTTGTCAGGCTTGTGAACAGTCACTGTCATCTTTGCTTATGTTGATGGATGTTTACAGAAAAGAGTTAGATTATGTTATTGTATCAAGGCTGATTGAT GTTTGTTATTGTGTTCTGAAAATCGCCATTGATGCCATTCCAGATTCGGTGAATGAATTGAAGCAATATTTTATCAGCCTTCTCATGTATTCAGCAGA ACAGCTAGGTTGGGATTCAATATCTGGCGAAGACCATTCTAATTCACTTTTGAGGGGGGAAGTTATTGAGGCATTGGCTACCCTTGATCATGATAAAACTCAACGTGAAGCAATGCGCCGTTTTCAGATTTTGTTGAACGACAGAAACACTTCTCTGCTTTCAGCCAACACCAGAAAG GCTGCTTATATAGCTGTAATGAGGAGTACTACTGGTGAAAGGAGTGGATTGGAGTCTCTGTTCAGTTTCTATAAGAGCACTGATGTTTTGCAAGAAAGAGACAGGATATTGC GTTGTATTGCATCAAGTGCAGACCCAAATGTTGTTCTAGAGGTTCTGAATCTTTTGTTGTCTGATGAG ATTCCAGATCAAGATATTGTTTATGTGCTAGGCGGAATAAGCTTAGAAGGCGGTAGAACTGCAGTCAAATGGTTGAAG GATAATTGGGAAAGAATCTTGGCCAAATATGGCGGTGGACTCTTACTCACCAACTTCATAAGTCTAATAGTTCCACGG GTTAACAGCAATGAGGAAGCAGATGATATAGAAGCATTTTTTGCCAGCCGCATGAACCCTTCCATCGTTATGAACTTGAACGTAAGCATCGAAAAGATCCGCATCAAAGCAAGGTGGATTGAGAGTGTGAAGCAAGAACACTCTCTGCCAGACTTGATCAAACAATTAACTCAAAGAAAATGA